A genomic window from Chitinophagaceae bacterium includes:
- a CDS encoding glycosyltransferase, with product MQKIKVAHVIYNLQRGGAERLTLDICRELNSRIDFETLLIVFDVQNDFAEASEGINIVVCSSKVFLKFPWKIVSDLNDWNALMLKFKPEVIHSHLFYADWVSRESLYEDVAYFSHIHGITTQYESIAPRKWLSRQHAIRIIINRHIKKQYRFCHNQFIANSQVTFRYLVNTLKWDTSGIHLLPNGIDRLKFTRKKNYFSKNIIKLVTTGSLNENKNQAFLILVVMKLQGKGFQVRLDILGDGPLFGDLEKQIKASHLENTVHLHGMVTDVESHLKDGDVYVHTAINESFGLAIAEALAVGLPVVSLDGRGNREIIEDGYNGFMVNSQDATIFADKIADIVKDENTYFEFSNQAFESSKKHDLRQYVDKLELLYKNEMQYRKR from the coding sequence ATGCAAAAAATCAAGGTGGCGCATGTGATTTATAATTTGCAACGCGGTGGAGCTGAAAGACTAACACTTGATATTTGCCGGGAATTAAACAGCAGGATAGATTTTGAAACCCTGCTTATTGTTTTTGATGTGCAGAATGATTTTGCGGAGGCTAGTGAAGGAATAAATATTGTTGTTTGCAGTAGTAAAGTCTTTCTGAAATTCCCGTGGAAAATTGTCAGTGACCTGAATGATTGGAATGCCTTGATGTTAAAATTTAAACCGGAGGTCATTCACTCTCATCTTTTTTATGCTGATTGGGTCAGCAGGGAATCATTGTACGAAGACGTGGCGTACTTTTCACACATTCACGGTATTACTACGCAATACGAATCGATTGCTCCTAGAAAGTGGTTAAGCCGGCAACATGCCATTCGAATCATTATAAACAGGCATATCAAAAAACAATACAGGTTTTGTCACAACCAGTTCATCGCTAATTCGCAAGTTACTTTCCGATATCTCGTCAATACTTTAAAGTGGGATACTTCGGGCATCCATTTATTACCAAATGGAATTGACAGGCTAAAATTCACGAGGAAGAAAAATTATTTTTCAAAGAATATAATCAAGCTCGTAACTACGGGTTCACTGAACGAGAATAAAAATCAGGCATTCCTTATTTTGGTAGTTATGAAACTACAGGGAAAAGGATTCCAGGTAAGACTTGATATCCTTGGTGACGGACCTCTTTTCGGTGATTTGGAAAAACAAATCAAAGCCAGCCATTTAGAAAACACCGTTCATTTACATGGAATGGTGACAGATGTAGAATCACATTTGAAGGATGGAGATGTTTATGTTCATACTGCAATTAATGAGTCATTCGGACTGGCAATAGCCGAAGCACTTGCTGTTGGCTTACCGGTGGTCAGTCTTGATGGCAGAGGAAATCGTGAAATTATAGAAGACGGATACAATGGATTTATGGTGAACAGTCAGGATGCTACGATATTCGCAGACAAAATAGCAGATATAGTTAAAGATGAAAACACATACTTTGAATTTTCAAACCAGGCTTTTGAAAGTTCTAAAAAACATGACCTCAGGCAATACGTTGATAAATTGGAATTGCTGTACAA
- a CDS encoding glycosyltransferase: MPDQLPIVTVCTLIYNSGNWVIEALRSVQQQSYPEKFIQNIVIDDGSSDDSAQVVAKWIRQNNFNCLFIKHDQNQGICKSLNESLQHAKGKYFTSLGDDLWKVNRLEMLVATFENLSSDYALIHTPVDFCDENDVITKYNFKRRNRVLEGCVFTEILKNGSMVIPPSAIYRTLCINEAGNFNEQIVFEDLDMLLKLSWQFKFKWLPEALTIYRLQDKISSSNTDFFKKDGVFTLPLYYIQSTSHFLGKRKEIDNLIRKNQAAAKRVYHLSKDKLDVGPVNLFFYSVFDSYVLDFLRSERHTVRYLLQLTKLLIFRRRAGYSIRDIAYLLKIYVRKI; this comes from the coding sequence ATGCCTGATCAATTACCTATTGTTACTGTTTGCACGCTTATTTATAATTCGGGAAACTGGGTTATCGAAGCGTTAAGATCTGTTCAGCAACAATCATACCCGGAAAAATTTATTCAGAATATTGTGATTGATGATGGTTCTTCGGATGATTCGGCTCAAGTAGTTGCTAAATGGATCCGACAGAATAATTTTAATTGCCTGTTTATTAAACACGATCAAAATCAGGGCATCTGCAAAAGTCTGAATGAGTCACTGCAACATGCAAAGGGCAAGTATTTTACTTCATTGGGTGATGATCTCTGGAAAGTTAACAGGCTTGAAATGTTGGTAGCGACATTTGAAAATTTGTCATCGGACTATGCATTGATTCATACTCCCGTTGATTTCTGCGACGAAAACGACGTGATTACTAAATATAATTTCAAACGCAGAAACCGTGTGCTGGAAGGATGCGTATTTACTGAAATATTAAAGAATGGCAGCATGGTTATTCCTCCTTCAGCAATCTACCGAACATTGTGCATTAATGAAGCAGGTAATTTTAATGAACAGATTGTGTTTGAAGATCTTGATATGCTATTAAAATTATCCTGGCAATTTAAGTTCAAGTGGTTACCGGAAGCATTAACCATTTACCGGCTGCAGGATAAGATCAGTAGCAGCAATACAGATTTCTTTAAAAAAGACGGTGTATTTACATTGCCGCTGTACTATATTCAAAGCACTTCCCATTTTCTTGGGAAACGGAAAGAGATTGACAACCTTATTCGTAAAAATCAGGCTGCTGCCAAACGGGTTTATCATCTGTCAAAGGATAAGCTGGATGTCGGACCAGTCAACCTTTTTTTTTATTCTGTTTTTGATTCTTACGTACTTGATTTCTTAAGATCAGAAAGACATACGGTTCGTTACCTGCTGCAGCTGACAAAACTTTTAATATTTCGAAGGAGAGCAGGATATTCAATAAGAGACATTGCGTATCTTCTCAAGATATACGTTAGAAAAATTTAA